A stretch of the bacterium SCSIO 12827 genome encodes the following:
- a CDS encoding YeeE/YedE family protein: protein MIPFDPTSALAGGVLIGLGAVVLALFNGRVAGISGILGGLLDGERANLAWRAAFIAGLVGAGFLGLKLVSPDVKIAADWPILIIGGLLVGIGTRLGSGCTSGHGVCGMARGSIRSIAATAVYISVAVATVFATRHLIGG, encoded by the coding sequence ATGATTCCCTTTGATCCCACCTCCGCCCTTGCCGGCGGCGTCCTGATTGGCCTGGGCGCGGTTGTTCTGGCCCTGTTCAACGGCCGGGTCGCGGGCATCAGCGGCATCCTGGGCGGCCTGCTGGACGGTGAACGCGCGAACCTGGCCTGGCGCGCGGCCTTCATCGCCGGGTTGGTCGGTGCCGGATTTCTTGGCCTGAAGCTGGTTTCCCCCGACGTCAAGATCGCCGCTGACTGGCCCATCCTGATCATAGGGGGATTGCTGGTCGGCATCGGTACGCGGCTTGGCAGCGGCTGCACCAGCGGCCACGGCGTCTGCGGCATGGCACGGGGGTCGATCCGATCCATCGCCGCAACGGCCGTCTATATCTCCGTGGCCGTGGCGACCGTGTTCGCCACCCGCCACCTGATCGGCGGGTGA
- a CDS encoding DMT family transporter, with translation MTDTTRRSLALGILCMAGSVGALAAMQMFVKLAGPEYSPFQAVFFRNAIATVMVVPLIFYAAGPTSFRTNRPLGHFVRALFGVVGNASFFYAYSTIPMSDGMSIAMSVPIFTTLLAIPFLGEKVGLRRWVAIAIGFIGVMIALDPTGNFQVGALFALFGTLCWAASLILIKQLSATETPYLIVFYYMITGVAVSLLVLPFVWITPTTEHLIFYICAGLVGGLGQILMTFAMKFAPAAVVTPFEYTAICWAVLFDLLIWNVLPDLTTVRGAGIVIATGLYIWHRETRVRPTK, from the coding sequence TTGACCGACACGACCCGGCGCTCGCTGGCGCTGGGCATCCTGTGCATGGCCGGGTCGGTCGGGGCGCTGGCGGCCATGCAGATGTTCGTCAAACTGGCGGGCCCGGAATATTCGCCGTTTCAGGCCGTGTTCTTCCGCAACGCCATCGCCACGGTCATGGTGGTGCCGCTGATATTCTATGCCGCCGGGCCGACGTCGTTCCGCACCAATCGGCCGCTCGGCCATTTCGTGCGCGCCCTGTTCGGCGTGGTCGGTAATGCCAGCTTCTTCTACGCCTATTCGACAATTCCCATGAGCGACGGCATGTCCATCGCCATGTCCGTTCCCATTTTCACGACCCTTCTGGCCATTCCGTTTCTCGGCGAAAAGGTCGGCCTGCGCCGCTGGGTCGCGATCGCCATCGGCTTCATCGGCGTGATGATCGCCCTCGACCCCACAGGGAACTTTCAGGTCGGCGCCCTCTTTGCCCTGTTCGGCACCCTGTGCTGGGCCGCCAGCCTGATCCTGATCAAGCAGCTATCGGCCACGGAAACGCCCTATCTGATCGTGTTCTATTACATGATCACCGGCGTCGCCGTGTCACTGCTGGTCCTGCCCTTCGTCTGGATCACGCCGACGACCGAACACCTGATCTTCTACATCTGCGCCGGGTTGGTTGGTGGGCTGGGCCAGATTCTTATGACCTTCGCCATGAAATTCGCGCCGGCAGCCGTGGTCACACCCTTCGAATACACGGCGATCTGCTGGGCCGTACTGTTCGACCTGTTGATCTGGAACGTCCTGCCCGACCTGACCACCGTCCGGGGGGCGGGCATCGTCATCGCCACGGGTCTGTACATCTGGCACCGCGAGACCCGCGTTCGCCCAACAAAATAA
- a CDS encoding YeeE/YedE family protein — MARLLVSLIAGALFGTGLIISQMVNPARVLGFLDITGAWDPTLAFVLAGALAVSVPGHWLVRRIGAPVLDSKSHLPPPGRPDRRLIAGAVLFGIGWGLVGFCPGPALAALGTGEAKAFAFLAAMAAGMWLFGRIAQR; from the coding sequence ATGGCACGCCTGCTTGTCAGCTTGATCGCCGGGGCCCTGTTCGGCACCGGCCTGATTATCTCGCAAATGGTCAACCCGGCCCGCGTGCTGGGCTTTCTCGATATCACGGGAGCTTGGGATCCGACCCTCGCGTTCGTCCTGGCGGGCGCTCTCGCCGTTTCCGTTCCCGGCCACTGGCTAGTTCGTCGCATCGGGGCGCCGGTCCTCGACAGCAAAAGCCACCTGCCCCCGCCGGGCCGCCCGGACCGCCGCCTGATCGCAGGCGCCGTCTTGTTCGGGATCGGCTGGGGCCTTGTCGGCTTCTGTCCGGGTCCCGCCCTGGCCGCCCTCGGCACGGGCGAGGCAAAGGCGTTTGCCTTTCTTGCCGCCATGGCCGCCGGCATGTGGCTTTTCGGGCGCATTGCACAGCGGTGA
- a CDS encoding FAD-binding protein, which translates to MAVLVYAEHDNAALKAATLNAVAAAKQLGDVTVLVAGSGCRAVAEAAAKIDGVAKVLIADDAAYANEIAENVAPLIAKLADGFEHILAAATTSGKNVMPRVAALLDVQQISDISAVEGPDTFIRPIYAGNALATVKTSDAKKVLTVRATGFDAANAEGGSAAIEDVAGDGASDLATFAGQELTKSERPELTSAKVIISGGRGMQSGDNFHLLEDVADILGAAVGASRAAVDAGFVPNDYQVGQTGKVVAPELYIAVGISGAIQHLAGMKDSKVIVAINKDEEAPIFQVADYGLVADLFTAVPELKAALSD; encoded by the coding sequence ATGGCTGTCCTGGTTTATGCGGAACACGACAACGCGGCCCTGAAGGCAGCAACCCTCAACGCCGTCGCCGCCGCCAAGCAATTGGGCGACGTCACCGTCCTGGTCGCCGGATCGGGCTGCCGCGCGGTCGCCGAGGCCGCCGCCAAGATCGACGGCGTGGCCAAGGTGCTGATCGCCGACGACGCGGCCTATGCCAACGAAATTGCCGAGAACGTGGCGCCCCTGATCGCCAAGCTGGCGGATGGCTTCGAGCATATCCTGGCCGCCGCCACCACCAGCGGCAAGAACGTCATGCCGCGGGTCGCGGCCTTGCTCGACGTGCAGCAAATTTCCGATATCTCCGCCGTCGAAGGCCCCGACACCTTCATCCGTCCGATCTACGCCGGCAACGCTCTTGCGACCGTTAAGACATCGGACGCCAAGAAGGTTCTGACCGTGCGCGCCACGGGCTTCGATGCAGCCAACGCCGAAGGCGGTTCCGCCGCCATCGAGGACGTCGCCGGCGATGGTGCCAGCGACCTTGCGACCTTCGCGGGTCAGGAACTGACCAAGTCCGAACGCCCGGAACTGACCAGCGCCAAGGTCATCATCTCGGGCGGGCGCGGCATGCAGTCGGGCGACAATTTCCACCTGCTGGAAGATGTCGCGGACATCCTGGGCGCTGCCGTGGGCGCCAGCCGCGCCGCCGTCGACGCGGGCTTCGTGCCCAACGATTATCAGGTCGGCCAGACCGGCAAGGTCGTCGCACCCGAGCTGTATATCGCCGTCGGCATTTCGGGTGCCATTCAGCACCTGGCCGGGATGAAGGATTCCAAGGTCATCGTCGCCATCAACAAGGACGAGGAAGCACCGATCTTCCAGGTCGCCGATTACGGCCTGGTCGCGGACCTGTTCACTGCCGTCCCGGAACTCAAGGCCGCCCTGTCTGACTGA